The Gasterosteus aculeatus chromosome 17, fGasAcu3.hap1.1, whole genome shotgun sequence genome includes a window with the following:
- the LOC120834913 gene encoding transmembrane protein 233 isoform X2 — MSLGELHSQVKSPLGGSVFFDPGSEEEAPPPLSSYLCLTIFTCFCPAYPVNIVALIFSIMSRSSYYQGDYDGSRRLGRNALYVAVASIIIGLLIIAISCIVHFTAGDF; from the exons atGTCTCTTGGGGAGCTTCATTCGCAAGTAAAGAGTCCCCTGGGTGGGAGTGTGTTCTTCGACCCCGGTTCGGAGGAGGAAGCTCCGCCTCCCCTCAGCAGCTATCTTTGTTTGACtattttcacctgtttttgtcCCGCATACCCCGTCAACATCGTGGCCCTGATCTTCTCGATCATG TCTAGGAGCAGCTATTATCAGGGTGACTACGACGGGTCGAGGCGGCTGGGCAGGAACGCTCTTTATGTGGctgtggcctccatcatcatcgGCCTTCTCATCATCGCCATCTCCTGCATCGTTCATTTTACCGCT